A window from Pseudomonas sp. MRSN 12121 encodes these proteins:
- the pap gene encoding polyphosphate:AMP phosphotransferase, with amino-acid sequence MFESAEIGHAIDKQTYDAEVPALREALLEAQFELKQKALFPVIVLINGIEGAGKGETVKLLNEWMDPRLIEVRTFDQQTDEELARPAAWRYWRMLPAKGRMGVFFGNWYSQMLQGRVHGLFKDGRFDQAIAAAERLEKMLCDEGALIFKFWFHLSKKQMKARLKSLQDDPLHSWRISPLDWQQSQTYDKFVKYGERVLRRTSRDYAPWHVIEGMDPHYRSLAVGRILLEGLQNALNRPAVEVESHVAPLGEPVDRLTLLDSLDMTQRLDKDDYEEQLITEQARLAGLLRDKRMRRHALVAVFEGNDAAGKGGAIRRVAAALDPRQYSIVPIAAPTEEERAQPYLWRFWRHIPARGKFTIFDRSWYGRVLVERVEGFCSPADWLRAYGEINDFEEQLEDAGVIVVKFWLAIDKETQLERFQAREEIPFKRFKITEDDWRNRDKWDAYRAAVGDMVDRTSTEVAAWTLVEANDKRWARVKVLRTLNRALEAAFDKSDKKERKGKK; translated from the coding sequence ATGTTCGAATCAGCCGAGATCGGTCACGCCATCGACAAACAAACCTATGACGCCGAAGTGCCAGCCCTGCGCGAAGCCTTGCTGGAGGCCCAGTTCGAGCTGAAGCAGAAAGCCCTGTTCCCGGTGATCGTGCTGATCAACGGCATCGAGGGCGCCGGCAAGGGCGAGACGGTGAAGCTGCTCAACGAATGGATGGACCCGCGCCTGATCGAAGTGCGCACCTTCGACCAGCAGACCGACGAGGAACTGGCGCGGCCAGCGGCCTGGCGCTACTGGCGGATGCTCCCGGCCAAGGGCCGCATGGGGGTGTTTTTCGGCAACTGGTACAGCCAGATGCTCCAGGGGCGGGTCCATGGCCTGTTCAAGGACGGTCGGTTCGACCAGGCCATCGCCGCAGCCGAGCGCCTGGAGAAAATGCTCTGCGACGAAGGCGCGCTGATCTTCAAGTTCTGGTTCCATCTGTCCAAGAAACAGATGAAGGCCCGCCTCAAGTCGCTGCAGGACGACCCGCTGCACAGCTGGCGCATCAGCCCGCTGGACTGGCAGCAGTCGCAGACCTACGACAAGTTCGTCAAATACGGCGAGCGCGTCTTGCGCCGCACCAGCCGCGACTACGCGCCCTGGCATGTGATCGAGGGCATGGACCCGCATTACCGCAGCCTGGCGGTAGGCCGGATCCTGCTCGAAGGCCTGCAGAATGCCCTCAACCGGCCGGCGGTCGAAGTCGAGTCGCATGTGGCGCCGCTGGGCGAGCCGGTCGACCGGCTGACCCTGCTCGACAGCCTGGACATGACCCAGCGCCTGGACAAGGACGACTACGAAGAACAGTTGATTACCGAGCAGGCGCGCCTGGCTGGCCTGCTGCGCGACAAACGCATGCGCCGGCATGCCCTGGTGGCGGTGTTCGAGGGCAACGACGCGGCTGGCAAGGGCGGGGCGATCCGGCGGGTGGCCGCGGCCCTGGACCCGCGCCAGTACAGCATCGTGCCGATTGCCGCGCCGACCGAAGAGGAGCGGGCCCAGCCCTATCTGTGGCGGTTCTGGCGGCATATCCCGGCGCGGGGCAAGTTCACCATATTCGACCGTTCCTGGTATGGCCGGGTGCTGGTGGAGCGGGTCGAGGGCTTTTGCAGCCCGGCGGACTGGCTGCGTGCCTATGGCGAGATCAACGATTTCGAGGAGCAGCTCGAGGATGCCGGGGTGATAGTGGTCAAGTTCTGGTTGGCGATCGACAAAGAAACCCAGCTGGAGCGTTTCCAGGCTCGCGAGGAGATTCCGTTCAAGCGCTTCAAGATCACCGAGGACGACTGGCGCAACCGCGACAAATGGGATGCCTACCGCGCCGCTGTCGGCGACATGGTCGACCGCACCAGCACCGAGGTCGCCGCCTGGACCCTGGTGGAGGCCAACGACAAGCGCTGGGCCCGGGTCAAGGTGTTGCGCACCCTCAACCGGGCGCTGGAGGCGGCCTTCGACAAGTCCGACAAGAAAGAGCGCAAGGGCAAGAAATAA
- a CDS encoding DMT family transporter, whose protein sequence is MHISSGRWAYGLFLALLTALLWGILPIKLKQVLLVMDPVTVTWFRLLVSGGCLLVYLALVKRLPSWRVLGPRGGWLVLMAVCGLVGNYVLYLMGLNLLSPGTAQLVVQMGPILLLIASLFVFKERFSLGQGIGLAVLLIGFGLFFNQRLAELLTSLSHYTAGVLTVLAASAVWTFYALGQKQLLTVWNSLQVMMVIYLSCALLLTPWAHPLEALALSPLQGWLLLACCLNTLIAYGAFAEALAHWEASRVSATLAITPLVTFGAVALAAWWWPEYVQAEQINVLGYGGAVLVVLGSALTALGPSLMAGLKARRARLQVPQR, encoded by the coding sequence ATGCACATCTCGTCCGGTCGCTGGGCTTATGGATTGTTCCTCGCGCTGCTGACGGCGCTGTTGTGGGGCATCCTGCCGATCAAGCTCAAGCAAGTGCTGCTGGTGATGGACCCGGTGACCGTGACCTGGTTTCGCCTGCTGGTATCCGGCGGTTGCCTGTTGGTCTACCTGGCGCTGGTCAAGCGTCTGCCCAGCTGGCGCGTACTCGGGCCACGGGGCGGCTGGCTGGTGCTGATGGCGGTCTGCGGGCTGGTGGGCAACTACGTGCTGTACCTGATGGGGCTGAATCTGCTGAGCCCCGGGACCGCGCAGTTGGTGGTGCAGATGGGGCCGATCCTGTTGTTGATCGCCAGCCTCTTCGTGTTCAAGGAGCGTTTCAGCCTGGGGCAGGGGATTGGCCTGGCGGTGCTGCTGATCGGCTTCGGCTTGTTCTTCAACCAGCGCCTGGCCGAATTGCTGACTTCCCTGAGCCACTACACCGCCGGGGTGCTGACCGTGCTCGCCGCGTCGGCGGTCTGGACCTTCTATGCCCTGGGCCAGAAGCAACTGCTGACGGTGTGGAACTCCCTGCAAGTGATGATGGTGATCTATCTGTCCTGTGCGCTGTTGCTCACCCCCTGGGCCCACCCGCTCGAAGCGCTTGCGCTGAGCCCCTTGCAAGGCTGGCTGCTGCTGGCCTGCTGCCTGAATACGCTGATCGCCTACGGTGCGTTCGCCGAAGCCCTGGCGCATTGGGAGGCCTCGCGGGTCAGCGCGACGCTGGCGATCACGCCCCTGGTGACTTTTGGCGCGGTGGCGCTGGCGGCCTGGTGGTGGCCGGAATACGTGCAGGCCGAGCAGATCAACGTCCTGGGTTATGGCGGGGCGGTACTGGTGGTGCTGGGGTCGGCATTGACCGCATTGGGGCCGTCGCTGATGGCCGGGCTCAAGGCTCGGCGGGCCCGGCTGCAAGTGCCGCAGCGATAG
- a CDS encoding BolA family transcriptional regulator, which produces MTMQQRIESALGALQPEHLQVLDESHMHSRGLQTHFKAVLVSEQFAGLNSVKRHQKVYATLGDLMGQFHALALHTYTPEEWAKIGVAPASPTCAGGSKH; this is translated from the coding sequence ATGACCATGCAACAACGTATCGAATCGGCGCTCGGCGCATTGCAGCCCGAGCACCTGCAAGTGCTGGACGAAAGCCACATGCACAGCCGTGGCCTGCAGACCCACTTCAAGGCGGTGCTGGTCAGCGAGCAGTTCGCCGGGCTCAACAGCGTCAAGCGCCACCAGAAGGTCTATGCCACCCTGGGCGACCTGATGGGCCAGTTCCATGCGTTGGCGCTGCATACCTACACGCCAGAGGAATGGGCGAAGATCGGCGTGGCTCCGGCCTCGCCGACCTGCGCCGGCGGCAGCAAGCACTGA
- a CDS encoding DUF2059 domain-containing protein — MTRLRAICTAVVLVCASGQVLADTASHNASAEAFLTLAHADKLGTPVYMQVQQMFAQRFEQTKAPESKKAVLETYQAKANAALDQAIGWNKLKPDMVKLYTSNFSESELKDLVAFYQSPLGKKVLEKMPQLTQQSAQMTQAKLESAVPVVNKLLADMTAELEPKAAPAKKK, encoded by the coding sequence ATGACTCGTCTTCGTGCCATCTGTACCGCGGTTGTTCTGGTTTGCGCCAGCGGCCAGGTTCTTGCCGATACCGCCAGCCACAACGCCAGTGCCGAAGCTTTCCTGACCCTGGCACACGCTGACAAGCTGGGCACTCCGGTGTACATGCAAGTGCAGCAAATGTTCGCCCAGCGCTTTGAACAGACCAAAGCCCCTGAGTCGAAGAAAGCCGTTCTGGAAACCTACCAGGCCAAGGCCAATGCTGCCCTGGACCAGGCCATCGGCTGGAACAAGCTGAAGCCGGACATGGTCAAACTCTACACCAGCAATTTCAGCGAATCCGAGCTCAAGGACCTGGTGGCGTTCTACCAGTCGCCGCTGGGCAAGAAAGTCCTGGAAAAAATGCCGCAGCTGACCCAGCAATCGGCCCAGATGACCCAGGCCAAGCTGGAAAGCGCGGTGCCGGTGGTCAACAAGCTGCTGGCCGACATGACCGCCGAGCTCGAGCCTAAGGCCGCTCCGGCGAAGAAGAAGTAA
- a CDS encoding class II fumarate hydratase — protein sequence MSRIETDSLGQVEVPDEAYWGAQTQRSLINFAIGNERMPLSVLHALALIKKAAARVNDRNGDLPANIARLIEQAADEVLDGQHDDQFPLVVWQTGSGTQSNMNVNEVIAGRANELAGNPRGGKTPVHPNDHVNRSQSSNDSFPTAMHIAAAQAVQQQLLPAIAELSGGLAELSARHMKLVKTGRTHMMDATPITFGQELSGFIAQLDYAERAIRAALPAVCELAQGGTAVGTGLNSPHGFGEAIAAELAALSGLPFVTAPNKFAALAGHEPLTTLSGALKTLAVCLMKIANDLRLLGSGPRAGLAEVRLPANEPGSSIMPGKVNPTQCEALSMLACQVLGNDVAIGFAASQGHLQLNVFKPVIIHNLLQSVRLLADGCSNFQQHCIAGLEPDPVQMADHLERGLMLVTALNPHIGYDKSAEIAKKAYAENLTLREAALELGYLTDEEFDAWVRPENMLEAGKQG from the coding sequence ATGAGCCGAATCGAAACCGACAGCCTTGGCCAGGTTGAAGTCCCGGACGAAGCCTACTGGGGCGCCCAGACCCAGCGTTCGCTGATCAACTTTGCCATTGGCAACGAGCGCATGCCGCTGTCGGTCCTGCATGCCCTGGCGTTGATCAAGAAAGCCGCGGCCCGGGTCAACGACCGCAACGGCGACCTGCCCGCCAACATCGCCCGGCTGATCGAACAGGCCGCCGACGAAGTGCTGGACGGCCAGCATGACGACCAGTTCCCGCTAGTGGTCTGGCAGACCGGCAGCGGCACCCAGAGCAACATGAACGTCAACGAAGTGATCGCCGGGCGCGCCAACGAACTGGCCGGCAACCCGCGTGGCGGCAAGACGCCCGTCCACCCCAACGACCATGTGAACCGCTCGCAAAGCTCCAACGACAGTTTCCCCACGGCCATGCACATCGCCGCGGCCCAGGCGGTACAGCAGCAGTTGTTGCCGGCGATCGCCGAGCTGTCCGGCGGCCTGGCCGAACTTTCGGCGCGCCATATGAAGCTGGTGAAAACCGGGCGCACCCACATGATGGACGCCACCCCCATTACCTTCGGCCAGGAGCTGTCGGGCTTCATCGCCCAACTGGACTACGCCGAGCGTGCCATCCGCGCGGCCTTGCCGGCCGTCTGCGAACTGGCCCAGGGCGGCACCGCCGTCGGCACCGGGCTGAACTCGCCCCACGGTTTCGGCGAGGCGATTGCCGCCGAGCTGGCGGCCCTGTCCGGGTTGCCGTTCGTAACCGCGCCGAACAAGTTCGCCGCCCTCGCCGGCCATGAACCCCTGACCACCCTTTCCGGCGCCCTGAAGACCCTGGCGGTATGCCTGATGAAAATCGCCAACGACCTGCGCCTGCTCGGTTCCGGGCCGCGCGCCGGGCTGGCCGAGGTGCGGCTGCCGGCCAACGAGCCGGGCAGCTCGATCATGCCGGGCAAGGTCAACCCGACCCAGTGCGAAGCCCTGTCGATGCTGGCGTGCCAGGTGCTGGGCAACGACGTCGCCATCGGCTTCGCCGCCAGCCAGGGCCATCTGCAACTGAACGTGTTCAAGCCGGTGATCATCCACAACCTGCTGCAATCGGTGCGCCTGCTCGCCGACGGTTGCAGTAACTTCCAGCAGCACTGCATCGCCGGGCTGGAACCCGACCCGGTGCAGATGGCCGACCACCTGGAACGCGGGCTGATGCTGGTGACCGCGCTCAACCCGCATATCGGCTACGACAAGTCGGCCGAGATCGCCAAGAAAGCCTATGCCGAAAACCTCACCCTGCGCGAGGCGGCCCTGGAGCTGGGCTATCTGACGGACGAAGAGTTCGATGCCTGGGTACGCCCGGAAAACATGCTGGAGGCAGGCAAGCAGGGCTGA
- a CDS encoding thiolase family protein — protein MREVVIVDSVRTGLAKSFRGKFNQTRPDDMAAHCVNALLDRNGIDPASVEDCIVGAGSNEGAQGYNIGRNVAVLSRLGTGTAGMTLNRFCSSGLQAIAIAANQIASGCSDIIVAGGVESISLTMKSVNTDHLINPLLKEQVPGIYFPMGQTAEVVARRYNVSREEQDLYALQSQQRTAAAQAAGLFDDEIVSMAVKYRVEDKHSGQVQILDGVVDRDDCNRPDTTLENLASLKPVFAEDGSVTAGNSSQLSDGASMTLVMSLERALALGLKPKAFFRGFTVAGCEPDEMGIGPVFSVPKLLKAKGLQVADIDLWELNEAFASQCLYSRNRLEIDNARYNVNGGSISIGHPFGMTGSRQVGHLVRELQRRNLRYGIVTMCVGGGMGATGLFEAVR, from the coding sequence ATGCGTGAAGTGGTGATCGTCGATAGCGTGCGGACCGGCCTGGCCAAGTCCTTTCGCGGCAAGTTCAACCAGACCCGTCCGGACGACATGGCCGCCCATTGCGTCAATGCGCTGCTCGACCGCAACGGCATCGACCCGGCCAGCGTCGAGGATTGCATCGTCGGCGCAGGTTCCAACGAAGGCGCCCAGGGCTACAACATCGGGCGCAACGTCGCGGTGCTTTCGCGGCTGGGCACCGGTACGGCGGGCATGACCCTCAACCGTTTCTGCTCGTCCGGCTTGCAGGCGATCGCCATCGCGGCCAACCAGATCGCCTCGGGGTGCAGCGACATCATCGTCGCCGGTGGGGTCGAGTCCATCAGCCTGACGATGAAAAGCGTCAACACCGACCACCTGATCAACCCTCTGCTCAAGGAGCAAGTGCCGGGGATCTACTTCCCCATGGGCCAGACCGCCGAGGTGGTCGCCCGGCGCTACAACGTGAGCCGCGAAGAACAGGACCTGTACGCCCTGCAAAGCCAGCAGCGTACCGCGGCGGCCCAGGCGGCGGGGCTGTTCGACGACGAGATTGTGTCGATGGCGGTGAAGTACCGGGTCGAGGATAAGCACAGCGGCCAGGTGCAGATTCTCGACGGCGTGGTCGATCGCGACGATTGCAACCGCCCGGACACCACCCTGGAGAACCTCGCCAGCCTCAAGCCGGTGTTCGCCGAGGACGGTTCGGTGACCGCGGGCAACTCCTCGCAACTGTCCGACGGCGCGTCCATGACCCTGGTCATGAGCCTGGAGCGCGCCCTGGCCCTGGGGCTCAAGCCCAAGGCGTTCTTCCGCGGTTTCACCGTGGCCGGCTGCGAGCCGGACGAAATGGGCATCGGCCCGGTGTTCTCGGTGCCCAAGCTGCTCAAGGCCAAGGGCCTGCAAGTGGCCGATATCGATCTCTGGGAACTCAACGAGGCCTTCGCGTCGCAATGCCTGTACAGCCGCAACCGGCTGGAAATCGACAATGCCCGGTATAACGTCAACGGCGGTTCGATCTCCATCGGCCACCCCTTCGGCATGACCGGTTCGCGCCAGGTCGGCCATCTGGTGCGCGAACTGCAACGGCGCAACCTGCGCTACGGCATCGTCACCATGTGCGTGGGCGGCGGCATGGGGGCCACCGGCCTGTTCGAAGCCGTGCGCTAA
- a CDS encoding ABC transporter ATP-binding protein, whose amino-acid sequence MLDRVRDPQAPEPADRLSWAEVRRLALQHKKALWIANGVAVLATLCSVPIPLLLPLLVDEVLLGQGDAALKVMNQALPAGWQSAAGYIGLMLSVTLLLRCAALLFNVLQARLFAGLAKDIVYRIRLRLIERLKRISLGEYESLGSGTVTTHLVTDLDTLDKFVGETLSRFLVAMLTLVGTAGILLWMHWQLALLILLFNPLVIYATVQLGKRVKHLKKLENDSTSRFTQALTETLDAIQEVRAGNRQGFFLGRLGRRAQDVRDYAMASQWKSDASNRASGLLFQFGIDIFRAAAMLTVLFSDLSIGQMLAVFSYLWFMIGPVEQLLNLQYAYYAAGGALSRINELLSRADEPQYAGGIDPFQGRETVGIEVSGLSFGYGDEPVLDQMNLSIQPGEKVAIVGASGGGKSTLVQLLLGLYTPQAGVIRFGGSTQQEIGLETLRENVAVVLQHPALFNDSIRANLTMGRERTDEACWQALEIAQLDATVRALANGLDSVVGRSGVRLSGGQRQRLAIARMVLAEPKVVILDEATSALDAATEYNLHQALTRFLHGRTTLIIAHRLSAVKQADRVLVFDGGQIAEDGDHQQLIADGGLYAKLYGHLQQVQQP is encoded by the coding sequence GTGCTTGATCGGGTTCGTGATCCCCAGGCGCCGGAACCTGCCGACCGCTTGAGCTGGGCGGAAGTCCGCCGGCTGGCATTGCAGCACAAGAAAGCCCTGTGGATCGCCAACGGCGTGGCCGTGCTGGCGACATTGTGCAGCGTGCCGATTCCGTTGCTGCTGCCGCTGCTGGTGGACGAGGTGCTGCTGGGCCAGGGCGATGCCGCGCTGAAAGTCATGAACCAAGCCTTGCCCGCGGGTTGGCAGAGCGCCGCCGGCTATATCGGCCTGATGCTGTCGGTCACCCTGCTGCTGCGTTGCGCGGCCTTGCTGTTCAACGTACTGCAGGCCCGGCTGTTCGCCGGGTTGGCCAAGGACATCGTCTATCGCATCCGCCTGCGCTTGATCGAGCGCCTCAAGCGCATCTCCCTGGGCGAATACGAAAGCCTGGGCAGTGGCACGGTGACCACGCACCTGGTCACCGACCTCGATACCCTCGACAAGTTTGTCGGCGAGACCCTCAGCCGCTTCCTGGTGGCGATGCTCACATTGGTGGGCACGGCCGGCATCCTGCTGTGGATGCATTGGCAGCTGGCGCTGCTGATCCTGCTGTTCAACCCGCTGGTGATCTACGCCACGGTGCAGTTGGGCAAACGGGTCAAGCACCTGAAGAAACTCGAGAACGACAGCACCTCGCGCTTCACCCAGGCCCTGACCGAAACCCTGGACGCGATCCAGGAGGTCCGCGCCGGCAACCGCCAGGGCTTTTTCCTCGGGCGTCTCGGTCGGCGGGCCCAGGACGTGCGGGACTATGCCATGGCCTCGCAATGGAAAAGCGATGCTTCCAACCGCGCCAGCGGGCTGCTGTTCCAGTTCGGCATCGACATCTTCCGCGCGGCGGCCATGCTCACCGTGCTGTTTTCCGACCTGTCCATCGGCCAGATGCTGGCGGTGTTCAGCTACCTGTGGTTCATGATCGGCCCGGTGGAGCAACTGCTGAACCTGCAATACGCCTACTACGCCGCCGGTGGCGCGCTGTCGCGGATCAACGAACTGCTGTCGCGGGCCGACGAGCCGCAGTACGCCGGGGGCATCGACCCGTTCCAGGGGCGCGAGACCGTGGGTATCGAGGTCAGCGGCCTGAGCTTCGGTTATGGCGATGAGCCGGTGCTCGACCAGATGAACCTGTCGATCCAGCCGGGTGAAAAGGTGGCGATAGTCGGCGCCAGCGGCGGCGGTAAAAGCACCCTGGTGCAACTGCTGCTAGGGCTTTATACGCCGCAGGCGGGCGTCATTCGGTTTGGCGGCTCGACCCAGCAGGAGATCGGCCTGGAAACCCTGCGCGAGAACGTGGCGGTGGTGTTGCAGCATCCGGCGCTGTTCAACGACAGCATCCGCGCCAACCTGACCATGGGCCGCGAGCGCACGGACGAAGCCTGCTGGCAGGCGCTGGAAATCGCCCAGCTGGACGCCACGGTCCGTGCCCTGGCCAATGGCCTGGACAGTGTCGTCGGTCGTTCCGGCGTTCGGTTATCCGGTGGCCAGCGCCAGCGCCTGGCGATCGCGCGGATGGTGCTGGCCGAACCCAAGGTGGTGATCCTCGATGAAGCCACCTCCGCCCTGGATGCCGCCACCGAGTACAACCTGCATCAGGCGCTGACGCGCTTCCTGCACGGACGCACCACCCTGATCATTGCCCACCGCCTGTCTGCGGTTAAACAGGCGGACCGGGTCCTGGTGTTCGATGGCGGGCAGATTGCCGAAGATGGCGACCATCAGCAGTTGATTGCCGATGGTGGCCTTTACGCCAAGCTTTACGGACATTTGCAGCAAGTCCAGCAACCTTGA
- a CDS encoding rhodanese-related sulfurtransferase — protein sequence MTQPIVVAALYKFVTLEDYVSLREPLLNAMLDNGIKGTLLIAEEGINGTVSGSREGIDGLLAWLRSDPRMVDIDHKESYCDEQPFYRTKVKLKKEIVTLGVPGVDPNKKVGTYVEPQDWNALISDPEVLLIDTRNDYEVSIGTFEGAIDPKTTSFREFPDYIKANFDPSKHKKVAMFCTGGIRCEKASSYMLSEGFDEVFHLKGGILKYLEEVPQQESKWQGDCFVFDNRVTVRHDLSEGDYDQCHACRTPVSVEDRASEHYVPGISCPHCWNTLSEKTRRSAIDRQKQIELAKARNMPHPIGYNYKQSSSEA from the coding sequence ATGACACAACCTATTGTCGTGGCGGCACTGTATAAGTTCGTCACCCTCGAAGATTACGTTTCCCTGCGCGAGCCGCTGCTCAACGCCATGCTCGACAACGGCATCAAGGGCACCCTGCTGATTGCCGAAGAAGGCATCAACGGCACGGTTTCCGGCAGCCGCGAAGGCATCGACGGGCTGTTGGCCTGGCTGCGCAGCGACCCGCGCATGGTCGACATCGACCACAAAGAGTCGTACTGCGACGAGCAGCCGTTCTACCGCACCAAGGTCAAGCTCAAGAAAGAGATCGTGACCCTGGGCGTGCCGGGCGTCGACCCGAACAAGAAGGTCGGCACCTACGTCGAACCGCAGGACTGGAACGCGCTGATCAGCGACCCGGAAGTGCTGCTGATCGACACCCGCAACGACTACGAAGTCTCGATCGGCACCTTCGAAGGCGCCATCGATCCGAAAACCACCAGTTTTCGCGAGTTCCCCGACTACATCAAAGCCAACTTCGACCCGAGCAAGCACAAGAAGGTGGCGATGTTCTGCACCGGCGGCATCCGCTGCGAGAAGGCCTCGAGCTACATGCTCAGCGAAGGCTTCGACGAGGTCTTCCACCTCAAGGGCGGCATCCTCAAGTACCTCGAAGAGGTGCCGCAGCAGGAGAGTAAATGGCAGGGCGACTGCTTCGTCTTCGATAATCGGGTCACCGTGCGGCACGACCTCAGCGAAGGCGACTACGATCAATGTCATGCCTGCCGTACACCGGTGAGCGTCGAAGACCGGGCCAGCGAGCACTATGTGCCGGGTATCAGTTGCCCGCATTGCTGGAACACGCTGAGCGAGAAAACCCGCCGCAGCGCCATCGACCGGCAGAAGCAGATCGAACTGGCCAAGGCCCGCAACATGCCGCACCCGATTGGCTACAACTACAAGCAATCTTCTTCCGAGGCCTGA
- a CDS encoding DsbA family protein: MSARLLYVMDPMCSWCWGFAPVAEALVEQARQAGVEVHLVVGGLRTGSGAALEPTTRRYIFEHWQAVTEATGQPFRFEGALPEGFVYDTEPACRAIVTARGLAADCAWKLLGLIQHAFYVEGLDVTRASVLVALAEQAGVPRIEFAEAFDRAEQHAATAADFTWVQDLGIAGFPTLLAERNGQLALLTNGYQPLSELSPLLGRWLERAACA, translated from the coding sequence ATGTCCGCCCGCCTGCTGTATGTAATGGACCCGATGTGTTCGTGGTGCTGGGGCTTCGCTCCAGTGGCCGAGGCCCTGGTCGAGCAGGCGCGGCAGGCGGGCGTCGAGGTGCATCTGGTGGTGGGTGGCCTGCGTACCGGCAGCGGTGCGGCGCTCGAGCCGACCACCCGGCGCTATATCTTCGAACACTGGCAGGCGGTCACCGAGGCCACCGGCCAGCCGTTCAGGTTCGAGGGCGCCTTGCCCGAAGGTTTCGTCTATGACACCGAGCCGGCGTGCCGTGCCATCGTCACGGCGCGCGGCCTGGCAGCCGATTGCGCCTGGAAACTTTTGGGGCTGATCCAGCACGCGTTTTATGTCGAGGGTCTCGATGTCACCCGGGCCAGCGTGCTGGTGGCGCTGGCCGAACAGGCAGGCGTGCCGCGCATCGAGTTCGCCGAAGCGTTCGACCGCGCCGAGCAGCATGCCGCCACTGCCGCGGATTTCACCTGGGTCCAGGACCTGGGGATCGCCGGCTTCCCGACCCTGCTCGCCGAACGCAACGGCCAGCTGGCGTTGCTGACCAACGGCTACCAGCCCTTGAGCGAGTTGTCACCCTTGCTCGGCCGCTGGCTGGAGCGTGCCGCCTGTGCTTGA